One window of Acomys russatus chromosome 28, mAcoRus1.1, whole genome shotgun sequence genomic DNA carries:
- the Znf644 gene encoding zinc finger protein 644 isoform X5, translating into MLISQNLALDCKQKKSRSRSGSKKKMLTLPHGADEVYILRCRFCGLVFRGPLSVQEDWIKHLQRHIVNANLPRTGAGMVEVSSLLKKPASITETSFSLLMAEAAS; encoded by the exons CCTTAGATTGTAAGCAAAAGAAATCAAGGTCAAGATCTGGAAGCAAGAAGAAGATGCTAACGTTACCTCACGGTGCTGACGAGGTTTACATCCTTCGATGCAG GTTTTGTGGCCTAGTCTTTAGGGGACCACTATCTGTTCAGGAAGACTGGATTAAGCACTTACAGCGACACATTGTAAACGCTAATCTTCCACGGACTGGAGCTGGCATGGTGGAAGTCTCATCACTACTTAAAAAGCCTGCCTCTATTACAGAAACTTCATTTTCCTTACTAATGGCAGAAGCAGCATCATAG